A genome region from Methanococcoides burtonii DSM 6242 includes the following:
- a CDS encoding S-layer protein domain-containing protein, protein MDKTSKKMANVLILTSVLIVILISSLILSANFVPSKYLNDFSEHPDEEIIPHEVLREQTFSFSDSYVLSTGETFKLPDNYNLIPKQIDIEGRRAWLEVSRNGDFVDDQVLTISDDLGSGWDVYSEDGNQLMFRIYLHDVYQNKIDSVSTESVCVVHIEMV, encoded by the coding sequence ATGGACAAGACTTCAAAAAAAATGGCGAATGTACTAATATTAACATCTGTTCTCATCGTTATATTAATTTCATCACTGATACTTTCAGCAAACTTTGTCCCATCAAAATATTTGAATGATTTTTCTGAACATCCTGATGAAGAGATCATTCCACATGAAGTATTAAGAGAGCAGACATTCTCCTTCTCCGATAGTTACGTTCTAAGTACTGGTGAGACATTCAAACTGCCGGATAATTATAATCTCATTCCAAAGCAGATCGATATAGAAGGCAGAAGGGCGTGGTTGGAGGTTTCCAGGAACGGTGATTTCGTAGACGATCAGGTCTTGACTATCTCAGATGATCTGGGATCAGGCTGGGATGTGTATTCAGAAGATGGGAATCAGTTGATGTTCAGGATATATCTGCACGATGTATATCAAAACAAGATCGACAGTGTTTCAACAGAAAGTGTATGCGTGGTACATATCGAAATGGTGTGA
- a CDS encoding heavy metal translocating P-type ATPase, translating to MEAKIDVLGMTCMHCHERVTKAISALKGVESVDVSLEENNATVIFDPEKVSLEEIEQAILGLGYEVGKDDNSGIPDDLTEDTETIEVGDTVDAEGKSNSHPTPVELLQENGEKVTQKADKEPVETTLKVTGMTCAACAIRIEDALKKQSGVLSVTVNLPLEKASVTYDPQLFTTEKLEKTVEDTGYGILKDEMAFDVGGMTCAACATNIERALKKLDGVSDASVNFPMSTARAKYDPDKVSAADMLKAIEEIGYTASVKKEGSPLDRERAARDTEMTHQKNNLIIAVLLTIPIALGGMSAGFPQYLYFVPPILADRMVLFILTTIVMAFPGRQYFVGAYKGLRHSSADMNLLIATGTGAAYTISVVTSFIDLGPGYQHTFFETAAMLITFITFGRYLEAKARGRTSEAIRKLIGLQARTARVIRNDEEVEVAVEDVVAGDIVVVRPGEKLPVDGIVVEGTSSIDESMISGESIPVEKNAGDTVIGATVNATGSFKFKATKVGADTALAQIIKLVEDAQTSKAPIQRVADFVAGRFIVTVIAIAVISFMFWFFIGYGLYDVAQYSVISSPFLFSLLIGITVLVISCPCAVGLATPVAIMVGTGKGAENGILIKGGEALEVTRKIGTIVFDKTGTLTEGKPVLTDVITFGDHSRDEVLSLAATAEKGSEHPLGEAIVNGAVDSNVDILDTTAFDSIPGHGVTATIDGRKVLLGTRKLMADNNVDVSGMTDALEELELQGKTAMLVSADGNAIGIVAVADTLKRNSVQAVSKLKSMGIEVVMMTGDNSRTASAIASEAGIDRVLSEVLPEDKAAEVKKLQKENKIVAMVGDGINDAPALTQADVGIAMGAGTDVAMESAQIVLIRNDLLDVVASLKLSRLTMRKIKQNLFWAFGYNSLGIPIAAGILYPVFHQVLVTPAMAAAFMAMSSVSVVTNSLLMKRSRIK from the coding sequence ATGGAAGCTAAGATAGATGTTCTTGGAATGACATGTATGCATTGTCACGAGAGGGTTACAAAAGCCATCTCTGCGCTTAAAGGCGTGGAAAGTGTCGATGTAAGTCTTGAAGAGAACAATGCGACCGTCATTTTCGATCCTGAAAAGGTCAGCCTTGAAGAGATCGAACAGGCAATTCTCGGTTTAGGTTATGAGGTAGGGAAGGATGACAATTCTGGAATCCCGGATGATCTGACAGAGGACACAGAAACGATCGAGGTGGGGGACACGGTCGATGCAGAGGGAAAAAGCAACTCACATCCAACACCCGTTGAGCTTCTTCAGGAGAATGGTGAGAAAGTAACTCAGAAAGCAGATAAGGAGCCTGTGGAAACTACGTTGAAAGTTACAGGCATGACCTGTGCTGCCTGTGCTATTCGCATAGAGGATGCCCTTAAGAAACAATCTGGTGTGCTATCTGTAACGGTCAATCTTCCCCTTGAGAAAGCTTCTGTCACTTATGATCCACAGCTATTCACAACGGAAAAGCTGGAAAAAACAGTTGAAGATACCGGTTATGGGATACTGAAAGATGAGATGGCATTTGATGTCGGGGGTATGACATGTGCTGCCTGTGCCACAAACATTGAACGTGCCCTGAAGAAGCTTGATGGCGTGAGCGATGCAAGTGTGAACTTCCCCATGTCCACTGCACGTGCCAAATATGATCCCGACAAGGTTTCAGCAGCAGATATGCTCAAAGCCATTGAAGAAATAGGTTATACCGCATCTGTGAAAAAGGAAGGAAGTCCTCTTGACCGCGAAAGGGCTGCAAGAGATACGGAGATGACACATCAGAAGAACAATCTGATCATTGCCGTTCTGCTTACCATCCCGATCGCCCTTGGAGGAATGAGTGCAGGATTTCCCCAGTATCTCTATTTTGTTCCACCCATACTTGCCGACAGGATGGTACTTTTCATCCTTACGACCATCGTTATGGCCTTCCCGGGACGACAGTACTTCGTTGGTGCCTATAAGGGTCTAAGACACAGTTCCGCTGACATGAACCTGCTAATAGCTACCGGTACCGGTGCTGCATACACTATCAGTGTGGTTACCAGTTTCATTGATCTCGGTCCAGGATACCAACACACCTTCTTTGAAACGGCTGCCATGTTGATCACTTTCATAACATTCGGACGCTACCTTGAAGCAAAGGCAAGGGGCAGAACATCCGAAGCTATAAGGAAGCTCATAGGGTTGCAGGCAAGGACTGCACGTGTGATAAGGAACGATGAAGAGGTCGAAGTGGCTGTGGAGGATGTTGTTGCAGGTGACATCGTAGTTGTCAGGCCCGGTGAAAAGCTTCCAGTAGATGGTATTGTTGTGGAAGGAACATCTTCAATAGATGAATCCATGATATCCGGTGAGAGCATTCCCGTGGAGAAGAATGCCGGAGATACTGTAATAGGTGCAACGGTAAATGCAACTGGTTCTTTTAAGTTCAAGGCTACTAAGGTGGGCGCTGATACAGCACTTGCACAGATCATCAAGCTTGTGGAAGATGCACAGACATCAAAGGCACCCATTCAAAGAGTAGCGGACTTTGTGGCCGGGAGGTTCATCGTTACAGTAATTGCGATCGCTGTCATCTCATTCATGTTCTGGTTCTTTATCGGGTACGGTCTATATGATGTTGCCCAGTATTCAGTGATATCAAGCCCATTCCTGTTCTCACTTCTTATCGGTATAACAGTACTTGTGATATCCTGTCCCTGTGCTGTAGGGCTTGCAACGCCTGTGGCTATCATGGTAGGCACCGGTAAAGGCGCTGAGAACGGTATTCTCATCAAAGGCGGCGAAGCGCTTGAGGTAACCCGGAAGATAGGTACCATAGTGTTCGATAAGACCGGCACCCTCACCGAAGGAAAGCCGGTGCTCACAGACGTGATTACATTTGGCGATCACTCAAGAGATGAGGTCCTCTCTCTTGCAGCAACGGCTGAAAAGGGGTCGGAACATCCACTTGGTGAGGCTATCGTAAATGGAGCTGTAGACAGCAATGTTGACATACTGGATACAACAGCATTTGATTCAATTCCGGGTCATGGAGTCACTGCTACCATCGATGGACGGAAAGTACTTCTTGGTACTCGCAAGCTCATGGCCGATAATAATGTCGATGTATCAGGTATGACAGACGCTCTTGAAGAACTTGAACTTCAGGGCAAAACTGCCATGCTGGTCTCAGCCGATGGTAATGCTATTGGTATCGTTGCAGTTGCTGATACGCTTAAAAGAAACTCAGTTCAAGCTGTTTCCAAACTTAAGAGTATGGGAATTGAGGTTGTGATGATGACCGGTGATAACAGCAGGACAGCATCTGCTATTGCATCGGAAGCTGGTATAGACCGTGTTCTTTCCGAAGTGTTGCCTGAGGACAAAGCTGCTGAGGTGAAGAAGCTTCAGAAAGAGAACAAGATCGTCGCAATGGTCGGTGACGGCATCAACGATGCTCCTGCACTCACGCAGGCAGATGTTGGTATTGCCATGGGTGCCGGAACAGATGTAGCCATGGAATCCGCTCAGATAGTGCTTATCAGGAACGATCTCCTTGATGTTGTGGCTTCATTGAAGTTAAGCCGGCTTACCATGAGGAAGATCAAGCAGAACCTGTTCTGGGCTTTCGGCTACAATAGTCTTGGTATCCCAATAGCTGCAGGAATTCTGTATCCTGTGTTCCATCAGGTGCTTGTCACTCCTGCAATGGCAGCAGCGTTTATGGCAATGAGCTCGGTCTCGGTCGTGACGAATTCCCTGCTGATGAAGAGAAGCAGAATAAAATAA
- a CDS encoding heavy-metal-associated domain-containing protein gives MVETKIKVDGMSCGHCKMHVEKAISGVAGVSSVDVDLDKGEAKVSYDENATDIDAIKKAVNDSGYKA, from the coding sequence ATGGTAGAGACCAAAATAAAAGTTGACGGCATGTCATGTGGACACTGCAAGATGCATGTTGAAAAAGCAATATCCGGAGTTGCAGGAGTTTCATCCGTAGATGTCGATCTCGACAAAGGTGAAGCTAAAGTCTCCTATGATGAAAATGCAACGGACATCGATGCTATCAAAAAAGCTGTGAACGATTCCGGATACAAGGCTTAA
- the nadA gene encoding quinolinate synthase NadA, with amino-acid sequence MQDMKKIIERINILKTELDAVILAHNYQRPEVQDIADFTGDSLGLSQQVVNSDADVIVFCGVDFMAESAAILSPEKIVLLPEKDAGCPMAEMVDVISLDDEKKKHPDAAVVCYVNSSALIKAQSDICCTSANAIDVVNSLEEDEVIFVPDKNLGNYVAGFTDKMIYSWDGFCPTHHQMRGHDVIKAKEEHPDALFLAHPECRTEVLDLADEVLSTTGMLNYAKKSDAKEFIIGTENGLLHRLSKENPEKKLYYVSEFTICTNMKITTLESVLDALENMQYVITVPEDTRLKAKEALDRMLAVKRTM; translated from the coding sequence ATGCAGGACATGAAAAAGATCATTGAAAGGATCAATATTTTAAAAACGGAACTTGATGCAGTTATTCTTGCTCATAACTATCAGCGTCCTGAAGTACAGGACATTGCAGATTTTACAGGCGATTCTCTTGGATTAAGCCAGCAAGTTGTCAATTCTGATGCAGATGTTATCGTATTCTGTGGTGTTGATTTCATGGCAGAGAGTGCGGCCATTCTAAGTCCGGAAAAGATAGTACTCCTTCCGGAAAAGGATGCAGGCTGCCCCATGGCTGAAATGGTCGATGTCATATCACTTGATGACGAAAAGAAGAAACATCCTGATGCTGCTGTTGTGTGCTATGTGAACTCATCTGCACTGATAAAAGCACAGAGTGATATTTGCTGCACCTCAGCCAATGCCATCGATGTGGTGAACTCTCTCGAGGAAGATGAGGTGATCTTTGTCCCGGACAAGAACCTCGGAAACTATGTTGCAGGTTTCACGGATAAGATGATCTACTCATGGGATGGTTTCTGTCCTACACATCACCAGATGCGTGGCCATGACGTAATTAAAGCAAAAGAGGAACATCCTGATGCACTGTTCCTGGCACATCCCGAATGTCGCACAGAAGTTCTGGACCTTGCTGATGAGGTGTTGAGCACAACCGGTATGTTGAACTATGCAAAGAAGTCCGATGCAAAGGAATTCATCATAGGTACGGAGAACGGACTCCTTCACAGGCTGAGTAAAGAGAATCCGGAAAAGAAGTTATATTATGTTTCCGAGTTCACCATCTGTACGAACATGAAGATAACAACTCTTGAATCCGTCCTCGATGCTCTTGAGAACATGCAGTATGTTATCACTGTACCTGAAGATACAAGGCTTAAGGCAAAGGAAGCCCTTGACAGGATGCTTGCGGTCAAACGTACTATGTGA
- a CDS encoding 4Fe-4S binding protein, with product MKQLTIISGKGGTGKTTIAAAFASLAENAVIADCDVDAADMHLILNPEIIETIDFYGLKEAYIDDSLCIQCGLCKEACRFDAITDNIKVDSFECEGCGVCAHICPEGAITLVERKAGEAYLSETRFGPMAHAKLSVGEEASGKLVAFVREKARDLADRYDKELIIIDGPPGTGCSVIASITGVDMVAVVTEPSVSGIHDLERVLSVAGHFNIPAVVCINRYDINEENTRFIEDYCRDNGIDVVGKLPFSRIPTEAMILEKTVMEYSGNELSGEFSEKLKDMWEKVMRSLN from the coding sequence ATGAAACAGCTTACTATAATAAGCGGAAAAGGTGGCACAGGAAAGACTACTATTGCAGCAGCGTTTGCTTCGCTTGCAGAAAACGCTGTAATAGCTGATTGTGATGTGGATGCAGCTGATATGCACCTGATATTGAATCCGGAGATAATTGAAACAATCGACTTCTATGGTCTGAAGGAAGCCTATATTGATGACTCTTTGTGCATCCAATGCGGCTTGTGTAAAGAAGCCTGCAGATTCGATGCAATTACTGATAATATCAAGGTCGATAGCTTCGAATGTGAGGGCTGTGGAGTATGTGCTCACATCTGTCCTGAAGGAGCTATAACGTTGGTCGAAAGAAAAGCAGGAGAAGCCTATCTTTCTGAAACCAGATTCGGACCGATGGCACATGCAAAGCTCAGTGTAGGAGAGGAAGCAAGTGGTAAACTGGTAGCGTTTGTAAGGGAAAAGGCCAGAGACCTTGCTGATAGATATGACAAAGAACTAATAATCATCGATGGTCCTCCTGGAACAGGGTGCTCTGTTATTGCTTCCATTACCGGTGTTGATATGGTTGCAGTCGTAACCGAACCCAGCGTATCAGGAATTCATGATCTTGAACGGGTTCTGAGCGTAGCCGGCCACTTTAATATTCCGGCTGTGGTCTGCATAAACAGGTACGATATAAATGAAGAGAACACTCGCTTTATTGAAGATTATTGCAGGGATAATGGGATCGATGTTGTAGGAAAACTTCCTTTTAGCAGAATTCCGACCGAGGCAATGATCCTGGAAAAAACGGTGATGGAATATTCAGGTAATGAATTGTCAGGTGAGTTTTCAGAAAAACTAAAAGATATGTGGGAAAAAGTTATGAGAAGCCTGAACTGA
- a CDS encoding CGGC domain-containing protein, with protein sequence MVKIGLVRCEIASRSCPGTSCFKAIKNGTGTLEEFKDEEIDIIGMVTCGGCPGRDSIRQIREMIRRGAEVIFLCTCMIKPIPNPPKCPYAEELAEAIRDICDVRVIMGTH encoded by the coding sequence ATGGTAAAGATCGGATTAGTAAGATGTGAAATAGCCTCTAGGTCCTGTCCGGGCACTTCCTGTTTTAAGGCGATAAAGAATGGGACAGGTACACTTGAAGAGTTCAAGGATGAGGAGATTGACATCATTGGCATGGTCACATGCGGAGGATGCCCAGGAAGAGATTCAATTAGGCAGATCAGGGAAATGATAAGGAGAGGAGCTGAAGTGATATTCCTCTGCACCTGCATGATAAAACCAATCCCTAACCCCCCGAAGTGCCCTTATGCTGAAGAACTTGCAGAAGCGATCAGGGATATTTGTGATGTCAGGGTCATCATGGGAACACACTGA
- a CDS encoding ATP-binding protein gives MKIAIASGKGGTGKTTVAVNLALSLKDAQLFDCDVEEPNCNLFLGYDLEKIEDVNVKTPVVDKNKCDLCGKCSDFCQFNALAILPEDVMIFPTLCHGCGGCTIVCPNKAISEVDRKVGVIEGSVNGELAFCQGLLKIGEPMTSLVIKALQEHIDKNATAIIDAPPGTACPVIASVKNVDYCILVTESTPFGFHDLKLALDVMRILGIPFGVVINRCDIGDNRVEEYCIEEGIPILMKIPYDREIARLYSKGIPFVNEMPEWKDRFLRLFRDVTSLSEMRDRPEQ, from the coding sequence ATGAAAATTGCGATAGCAAGCGGAAAAGGTGGAACAGGCAAGACTACAGTAGCAGTAAATCTTGCACTTTCCTTAAAGGATGCACAACTGTTCGACTGTGATGTGGAAGAACCTAATTGCAACCTGTTCCTTGGATATGATCTTGAGAAAATAGAGGATGTGAATGTTAAGACACCAGTTGTTGATAAGAATAAGTGTGACCTTTGCGGCAAATGTTCAGATTTTTGCCAGTTCAATGCCCTTGCCATTTTACCTGAAGATGTAATGATCTTCCCAACACTCTGTCATGGATGTGGTGGATGCACTATTGTATGTCCGAATAAAGCTATCAGCGAGGTGGACAGGAAAGTCGGAGTCATCGAAGGGTCGGTAAATGGAGAACTTGCGTTCTGTCAGGGACTGTTGAAGATAGGGGAACCCATGACATCACTTGTGATCAAGGCCCTGCAGGAGCATATCGATAAGAATGCGACTGCCATCATCGATGCACCTCCGGGTACTGCCTGCCCGGTCATTGCTTCGGTGAAGAATGTCGATTACTGTATCCTTGTGACCGAATCGACACCTTTTGGGTTCCATGACCTGAAGCTTGCTCTTGATGTTATGAGGATACTGGGAATACCTTTCGGTGTGGTGATAAATCGATGCGATATCGGTGATAATAGGGTAGAAGAATACTGTATTGAAGAGGGGATCCCGATCTTGATGAAGATCCCTTACGATAGGGAGATAGCAAGATTGTATTCGAAGGGCATTCCCTTTGTCAATGAGATGCCTGAGTGGAAAGACAGATTTCTCAGGCTTTTCCGGGATGTTACCTCACTGTCTGAAATGAGAGATCGTCCTGAACAATGA
- a CDS encoding cation diffusion facilitator family transporter has protein sequence MAVKEKLRLGASASKNSTIVLVFLAAIKGTVGFYSGSSSLIADAIHTSMDIFTSLAVWIGLKLSLKSSGEQFHYGYYKAENLVALFVSVLILLSGVELVRGVLKSIKDPVELEHQGLALGAAVFSVITIYALSQYKFKIGRQIGSQALIADATHSYTDVFSSIVVVVAITGSMFGIHWLDGVGVLVISLIIFKLGITTAKESALTLMDAWLDSDSLERIRRSVNHIPGVNKVDDIRLRRSGLVVFGEMQVESAGEYDLQIVEMLSVEIEEAVKSEIPNLEHISVDVKPGKISVLKVAIPIMIPEGLQSKLSRHIGKAPYYIFIELKDNKIMSWDIGENPAADLDRKRGVKTAEYLEEQDVNIVIVKDIGGGPFHKFHDSFIKLLEMPDDVEDVETLIGKIPELSMITAPTE, from the coding sequence ATGGCTGTAAAAGAAAAACTCCGATTGGGTGCAAGTGCTTCAAAGAACTCTACCATTGTACTGGTTTTTCTTGCAGCAATAAAAGGTACCGTGGGGTTCTATTCAGGCAGTTCCTCCCTTATCGCAGATGCTATTCACACATCAATGGATATCTTTACATCCCTTGCAGTGTGGATCGGGCTAAAGCTAAGCTTGAAAAGTAGCGGGGAACAATTCCATTATGGTTACTACAAAGCAGAGAACCTTGTGGCTCTTTTTGTCTCAGTACTCATTTTATTATCCGGGGTCGAACTTGTCCGTGGGGTCCTGAAAAGTATAAAGGACCCTGTTGAACTGGAACATCAGGGACTGGCGCTTGGAGCGGCTGTGTTCTCTGTAATTACTATTTATGCCCTTTCACAGTATAAGTTCAAAATAGGAAGACAGATAGGTTCACAGGCATTGATCGCAGATGCTACTCATTCGTATACAGATGTATTTAGTTCCATTGTCGTTGTTGTTGCTATTACCGGTTCGATGTTTGGTATACACTGGCTTGACGGTGTCGGGGTTCTTGTTATATCATTGATTATCTTCAAGCTTGGGATCACAACAGCAAAGGAATCAGCACTGACTCTGATGGATGCATGGCTGGACAGTGATTCTCTCGAACGTATCCGGCGTTCAGTGAACCATATCCCCGGTGTTAACAAGGTTGATGATATCAGGCTCAGAAGATCCGGTCTTGTGGTCTTTGGAGAGATGCAGGTAGAAAGTGCAGGAGAATACGACCTACAAATCGTGGAAATGCTTTCCGTTGAGATAGAAGAAGCGGTTAAAAGTGAGATCCCAAATCTGGAACATATTTCAGTCGATGTAAAACCCGGAAAAATATCCGTGCTCAAAGTCGCGATCCCTATAATGATACCTGAGGGATTACAGTCGAAGCTATCCAGACATATTGGAAAAGCTCCCTATTATATTTTCATCGAGCTGAAAGACAACAAAATAATGAGCTGGGATATTGGTGAGAACCCTGCTGCTGATCTGGATCGAAAAAGAGGTGTAAAGACAGCGGAATACCTGGAAGAACAGGATGTTAATATTGTTATAGTAAAGGACATCGGTGGAGGTCCATTCCACAAATTCCATGACAGCTTTATCAAACTGTTAGAGATGCCGGATGATGTGGAAGATGTTGAAACACTTATTGGGAAGATCCCTGAGTTGAGTATGATCACCGCTCCTACAGAGTAA
- a CDS encoding Coenzyme F420 hydrogenase/dehydrogenase, beta subunit C-terminal domain: MSEEYKWFLKDAVVDTGMCTLCGACAAVCPYEIIEFDENGPKLKEECYRNGEGACKDVCQRVMTDAARISMNVFNFKSLPPSLIGQYQKIVSARATDPSIAEKGQDGGAVTALLGYCFDNGLIDGAVTTAGFTKPDSCIVASKEELLDTQGAKYSAVPVMAALRQSKDELKNVAMVGVPCQTYGTRRTQFFTGLNVHPMEVGMNGEKADIPNIPYTIGLFCMENFNYEKLSEHMKSIGIDLDKIRKYAIRLDVMIVTTDDGEIEISLKDIADCVWDGCRICRDAVSKVADISAGHVGSSTGWTTLIARNDKGLELLEAAEKAGYIETVDDVDISMIEDFAAIKMRKFNKELDKRLDGGKKVNFYWVRDYPGVRPEANGTNFVKIKTNSGIVQHDYIARVAELAEKYGDGSLELTSRKSVEIQGVKGKNVDSLMADVYGSGLKTIGMGYANACPGMDYCPEGLVTTKDLANELTMQFAQKLTPHKMKIGVAGCPNSCVRAESNDIGIVGQLRPKVDTEKCTGCGRCSELCKLNAISVISGKAVIDRDLCINCGWCVRGCPHEAAVEDQKGYSVWIGGNDGRRPTNGVLLKTFCTKEEIPSLVDKVGKTFVKYRTKPGKERLGNIIELVGEGQFISEVLKE; the protein is encoded by the coding sequence ATGTCAGAAGAATATAAATGGTTCTTAAAAGATGCAGTTGTAGATACCGGAATGTGTACCTTATGCGGTGCCTGTGCTGCGGTTTGCCCCTATGAGATAATCGAATTCGATGAGAACGGACCAAAATTAAAGGAAGAATGCTACAGGAATGGAGAAGGCGCCTGTAAGGATGTTTGCCAGCGTGTCATGACAGATGCAGCTCGCATCTCAATGAACGTGTTCAATTTCAAATCACTGCCACCATCACTTATCGGCCAGTACCAGAAGATCGTTTCTGCAAGGGCCACAGATCCTTCAATCGCTGAAAAAGGACAGGATGGAGGAGCAGTGACCGCTCTCCTTGGATACTGCTTTGACAATGGTCTCATTGATGGTGCTGTTACTACTGCAGGTTTTACAAAACCGGATTCCTGCATCGTTGCGAGCAAAGAAGAACTCCTGGACACCCAGGGTGCCAAATATTCAGCAGTTCCTGTGATGGCTGCACTACGCCAGAGCAAGGATGAACTGAAAAATGTCGCAATGGTAGGTGTTCCATGCCAGACATACGGAACCAGAAGGACACAGTTCTTCACAGGTCTGAACGTTCACCCGATGGAAGTCGGAATGAATGGTGAAAAAGCTGACATTCCAAATATACCATATACGATCGGTCTGTTCTGCATGGAGAACTTTAACTACGAAAAGTTATCCGAGCACATGAAAAGTATAGGTATCGATCTGGACAAGATCAGAAAATATGCTATCAGACTTGATGTGATGATCGTAACTACCGATGACGGGGAAATTGAGATCTCCCTGAAGGACATCGCTGACTGTGTATGGGATGGATGCCGTATCTGCAGGGATGCTGTTTCCAAAGTTGCAGATATATCAGCAGGACATGTTGGCTCATCTACCGGATGGACCACTTTAATAGCCCGCAATGATAAGGGCCTGGAACTTCTTGAAGCAGCAGAAAAAGCTGGATACATAGAGACCGTCGATGATGTCGATATCAGTATGATAGAGGACTTTGCAGCTATCAAGATGAGAAAGTTCAACAAAGAGCTTGATAAGCGTCTTGATGGTGGAAAGAAGGTGAACTTCTACTGGGTACGTGATTATCCCGGCGTAAGACCAGAGGCGAATGGTACGAATTTTGTGAAGATCAAAACCAACTCCGGTATCGTACAGCATGATTACATTGCCAGGGTTGCTGAACTTGCAGAGAAGTATGGAGATGGCAGCCTTGAGCTTACCTCAAGGAAGAGTGTTGAGATACAGGGTGTCAAAGGCAAAAATGTCGATAGCCTGATGGCCGATGTCTATGGTAGTGGTCTCAAGACCATTGGAATGGGTTATGCTAATGCCTGTCCGGGAATGGACTACTGTCCCGAGGGACTCGTTACTACTAAAGATCTTGCAAATGAACTTACAATGCAATTCGCCCAGAAGCTCACTCCACACAAAATGAAGATCGGTGTGGCCGGATGTCCGAACAGTTGTGTAAGGGCAGAGAGTAATGACATTGGTATTGTAGGTCAGCTCCGGCCGAAGGTCGATACGGAGAAATGTACAGGATGCGGAAGATGCAGTGAATTGTGCAAACTGAATGCTATCTCTGTGATCTCAGGAAAAGCTGTCATTGACAGGGACCTCTGCATCAACTGTGGATGGTGTGTCCGGGGATGCCCACACGAGGCTGCGGTTGAAGATCAGAAAGGTTATTCTGTCTGGATCGGCGGGAACGATGGAAGAAGGCCAACTAATGGTGTTCTCCTAAAAACATTCTGCACAAAAGAGGAGATTCCATCCCTTGTAGATAAGGTAGGTAAGACCTTTGTCAAATATAGAACTAAACCCGGAAAGGAACGACTTGGTAACATCATTGAACTGGTAGGAGAAGGTCAGTTCATCAGTGAAGTTCTGAAAGAATAA
- a CDS encoding NifB/NifX family molybdenum-iron cluster-binding protein: protein MKICVPSSGKGGLDDLVGQHFGRVPTYTIKDTETNEIRTIENKSEHMGGVGLPPELLSQEGIDVMLCGGLGDKAVQQFEQFGMEVYVGAKGTVEEAIMAWEAGKLPKATSENACQTHDHHHNH from the coding sequence ATGAAAATATGTGTACCTTCAAGCGGTAAAGGCGGACTCGATGATCTCGTTGGCCAGCATTTTGGTAGGGTCCCGACCTACACTATAAAAGACACTGAAACGAATGAAATTAGAACGATTGAAAATAAAAGTGAACATATGGGAGGAGTAGGGCTTCCTCCAGAGCTCCTGTCACAGGAAGGAATTGATGTCATGCTTTGTGGGGGACTTGGGGACAAGGCTGTACAGCAATTCGAACAGTTTGGTATGGAAGTATATGTTGGTGCCAAAGGAACAGTGGAAGAGGCTATAATGGCATGGGAAGCCGGCAAACTCCCAAAGGCCACGAGTGAAAATGCCTGCCAGACCCACGACCACCATCACAACCACTGA
- a CDS encoding NifB/NifX family molybdenum-iron cluster-binding protein — protein MKICVTATDKNLNAALDLRFGRCPYFIIVDSETMEFKAVDNSAASAAGGAGIQAAQNISDKGIDVLLTGSIGPNAFPILSAAGIQVMTGASGSVTDAISQYKEGQLQETGGPTAQAHASIAPPGKGVGGRRSGGSGRGMGGGGGAGRGGGMNR, from the coding sequence ATGAAGATATGTGTAACAGCTACAGATAAAAATCTTAATGCAGCACTGGATTTACGTTTTGGAAGATGTCCCTACTTTATCATCGTAGATTCGGAAACTATGGAATTCAAAGCAGTTGATAACTCGGCAGCTTCCGCGGCAGGCGGAGCAGGTATACAGGCTGCTCAGAACATTTCTGACAAAGGGATCGATGTCCTCCTTACCGGTAGCATCGGTCCTAACGCCTTCCCGATCCTTTCTGCAGCCGGAATTCAGGTAATGACAGGAGCCAGTGGTTCAGTTACAGATGCGATCAGTCAGTACAAAGAAGGTCAGTTGCAGGAAACTGGCGGCCCAACAGCACAGGCACATGCGTCCATAGCTCCACCCGGCAAAGGGGTGGGTGGACGCAGATCGGGCGGCTCCGGCAGAGGCATGGGAGGCGGCGGTGGAGCTGGCAGAGGCGGAGGAATGAATCGTTAA